In Verrucomicrobiota bacterium JB022, a single genomic region encodes these proteins:
- a CDS encoding glycoside hydrolase 43 family protein, protein MATTYAAPLLVQAATSWTADNGNGTFTNPLFYDEFSDPDLIRVGDDFYLAGTTMHAMPGVVVLHSKDLVNWQFLSYATDRLELGPEFNLKDGKEAYGQGIWAPCIRYHDGKFYIFSNVNRHGMQVFISEDPAGPWEHKNMGGGIHDLSVLFDDDGKIYAVYSYDEVRMIEIKPDFSGFVEGSERVIIPRGNAMGEGHHFYKIDGKYYIISANYAPVGRMQCARADRPEGPYETIVISARETMGTQRGWWVGNSGLGRGVPGPGFDFQLDPPPGNFQAAVPLHQGGIVDLPNGDWWGFSMMDFRSIGRTTFLSPVTWKDGWPFFGLPGNLGRSPRTWTKPAVEAVVEPTAPYQRSDDFDGPELLPVWQWNHNPVDAKWSLTEQPGALRLHTMPADHFLWARNSLTQRVIGPVSTATVELDASGLQPGDVAGLALLNIPYAWIGLARTSDGLVLRWYDQLSNQTLERSVSSPQFTLRTTGDYDHDVAQLSYREEGGEFVQLGDDIRLPYQLKTFQGTRHALFAFNTEGREGGYADFRRFEVDEPMADRSQNVPLGQVITLANLADDSLLWASPHGMLHRARPGTEQASGARVQFRVHDRGQGKVALEALEGGFLTVVGEGLSSDVRLMAKESAGSLFMWQDMLRGECMLLSLHTHRYVGTHSGTGEPYGADWPGTVPDRRDGTVFRWAAAGSE, encoded by the coding sequence ATGGCGACCACGTATGCCGCGCCTCTGCTGGTGCAGGCCGCGACTTCATGGACCGCCGACAACGGCAACGGCACCTTCACCAACCCGCTCTTCTACGACGAGTTTTCCGACCCCGACCTGATCCGGGTGGGAGACGATTTTTACCTCGCGGGCACTACCATGCACGCCATGCCGGGCGTCGTCGTACTGCACTCGAAGGACCTCGTCAACTGGCAGTTCCTCAGCTATGCCACCGACCGGCTGGAGCTGGGGCCGGAGTTCAACCTGAAGGACGGGAAGGAAGCCTACGGGCAGGGCATCTGGGCGCCTTGCATCCGCTACCACGACGGCAAATTCTACATCTTCTCCAACGTAAACCGGCATGGGATGCAGGTCTTTATTTCCGAAGATCCTGCTGGCCCCTGGGAGCACAAAAACATGGGGGGCGGCATCCACGACCTTTCCGTGCTCTTCGATGACGATGGCAAGATCTACGCCGTGTATAGCTACGACGAAGTCCGGATGATCGAAATCAAGCCCGATTTCAGCGGCTTCGTCGAGGGCAGCGAGCGCGTCATCATTCCACGGGGCAACGCGATGGGCGAGGGCCACCACTTCTACAAGATCGACGGCAAATACTACATCATCAGCGCCAACTACGCCCCCGTGGGCCGGATGCAGTGCGCCCGTGCCGACCGGCCCGAGGGCCCTTACGAGACCATCGTGATCAGCGCGCGCGAAACCATGGGCACCCAGCGCGGCTGGTGGGTCGGCAATTCCGGCCTCGGGCGTGGGGTGCCAGGACCCGGCTTCGATTTCCAGCTCGACCCTCCACCGGGCAACTTTCAGGCCGCCGTGCCGCTCCACCAAGGCGGGATTGTCGACCTCCCCAATGGCGACTGGTGGGGCTTCTCCATGATGGATTTCCGCTCCATCGGCCGCACGACTTTCCTCTCGCCCGTCACCTGGAAAGACGGCTGGCCGTTCTTCGGGCTGCCCGGCAACCTCGGTCGCTCGCCGCGCACGTGGACCAAACCAGCGGTCGAAGCGGTGGTCGAACCCACCGCACCTTACCAACGCAGCGATGACTTTGACGGGCCAGAGCTGCTGCCCGTCTGGCAGTGGAATCACAACCCGGTCGACGCCAAGTGGTCGCTGACCGAGCAGCCCGGCGCGCTGCGGCTGCATACGATGCCCGCCGACCACTTCCTCTGGGCACGCAACAGTCTGACCCAGCGTGTGATCGGCCCCGTCTCCACCGCAACGGTCGAGCTCGACGCCTCGGGCCTGCAACCCGGCGACGTGGCCGGGCTGGCCTTGCTCAACATCCCGTATGCCTGGATCGGCCTTGCCCGCACCAGCGACGGCCTTGTCCTGCGTTGGTACGACCAACTGAGCAATCAGACGTTGGAGCGCTCGGTTTCCTCTCCCCAGTTTACGCTGCGCACCACCGGGGATTACGACCACGACGTGGCACAGCTCAGCTATCGAGAAGAGGGCGGTGAGTTCGTGCAACTGGGTGACGATATCCGTCTGCCTTACCAGCTCAAGACCTTTCAGGGCACCCGCCACGCGCTCTTTGCCTTCAATACCGAAGGCCGGGAGGGCGGGTATGCGGACTTCCGCCGCTTCGAGGTCGACGAACCAATGGCCGACCGCTCGCAAAACGTGCCGCTGGGTCAAGTGATCACGCTCGCTAACCTGGCCGACGATTCGCTGCTTTGGGCCAGCCCGCATGGCATGCTCCATCGCGCGCGGCCCGGCACTGAACAGGCCTCGGGTGCGCGCGTGCAATTCCGGGTGCATGATCGCGGGCAAGGCAAGGTGGCGTTGGAGGCGCTGGAAGGCGGTTTCCTCACCGTGGTGGGCGAGGGGCTGTCCTCCGATGTGCGCCTGATGGCCAAGGAGAGCGCTGGCAGCCTCTTCATGTGGCAAGACATGCTGCGCGGAGAGTGCATGCTGTTGTCGCTCCACACCCACCGCTACGTCGGCACCCACTCGGGCACAGGTGAACCCTACGGCGCCGATTGGCCCGGCACTGTGCCTGATCGCCGCGACGGCACCGTCTTCCGCTGGGCGGCGGCTGGCTCCGAGTAG
- a CDS encoding glycosyl hydrolase 115 family protein yields MRLRARPAFLFLLLGFTAAAFARPSLGLPVDLVADGPTDGAFPLVAGEQAATLYVDANDHAGVIRAAGDLQADIERVTDRRPELRTQETPRGQPAVLIGTLGHSTLIDSLARAGKIDTQPIAGQWESFLIATVDDPMPGVEQALVIAGSDKRGTIYGIYEVSEQIGVSPWYWWADVPPARQPELFIAAGAHVQGPPVVKYRGIFINDEEPAFGPWAREQFGGINSKMYVHMYELLLRLRANYLWPAMWGKSLYEADPESARLADEYGIVIGTSHHEPMMRAHHDWTMHRQKMGNGEWNYATNEEGLQRFFRAGIERNRDYETLITVGMRGDGDEPMAGDDDMAANIALLEKVVDDQRAIIADVLGKKPEEVPQIWALYKEVADYYAEGMRVPDDITLLWCDDNWGNNRRLPTAEERKRSGGAGIYYHFDYVGSPRSYKWMNVSPQPKIWEQMTMAADYGADRVWIVNVGDLKPMELPIEFFLRLAWDPEALPKERIDAWTRRWAEREFGPEHEAAIADLVAKYAKYNAWRKPELLEPDTFSFVNYREAQRVDAAWQDLVAEAERVGAQIPAEQRDAYFQLVQYPVVASATVARLYLAAGRNQLYAKQGRASTLAEAKLARELFAQDAELTEAYHAVADGKWNHMMAQTRIGYTTWSDPKTNIMPEVVEPKLSGKALLGVAIEGSEAAWPQEAKALTLPGFDSIGQQRRWIDVFRQGEKTLSFQATASEPWVRLSTTSGDLAQDQRVWVDIDWTKAPVGEAQAYVTVQSGQQRVRVQVDTLRSKENHLAARPFFGSLTGPVAIHAEQAMANVPAPSARWERIPDYGRGPSGLSIFPTTAQSILPPHDAPRLEYRVLFPQAGEVPLDLITGVALGVLPGRGVRLAVSLNDQPAQIVDLFEGTRYEDPTTRPDKSAPAIRGWHDWVRNNAVTTSTMLNVPAAGVHTLKVWMVDPGIVLQKLVVHTGEVRPSYFGPVPEPVHAAPHVAYEPWNENGRIAHQQLLEKAQQGQIDLYFLGDSITRRWGATDYPEFLTHWREQFHGWNAANFGWGGDSTHHMLWRIQNGELDGLRPKVVVLLAGTNNIGNGEKPERAADVAEGVAALIETIQAKVPDATIILTAIFPRNDSPHSNAVIAEANRQLALLADGERVRFLNINDQLADADGQLYEGVTVDRLHLSLQGYEIWARNLVPLLAELLGPRAAEDHAPAPTGDPSAIQR; encoded by the coding sequence ATGAGACTAAGAGCCCGCCCCGCCTTTCTCTTTTTACTGCTCGGCTTCACGGCTGCGGCCTTTGCTCGCCCCAGTCTGGGATTGCCGGTCGACCTCGTCGCCGATGGCCCCACCGACGGTGCATTCCCTCTGGTGGCGGGGGAGCAGGCCGCCACCCTGTATGTCGACGCCAACGATCACGCCGGTGTCATTCGAGCCGCAGGCGATCTTCAGGCCGACATCGAACGCGTGACCGACCGCCGCCCTGAGCTACGCACCCAGGAGACGCCGCGCGGCCAGCCCGCAGTGCTCATCGGCACGCTCGGCCACAGCACCTTGATCGACAGCCTTGCCCGTGCGGGCAAGATCGACACCCAGCCCATCGCGGGGCAATGGGAATCGTTTCTCATCGCGACGGTGGATGACCCGATGCCGGGCGTGGAGCAGGCGCTCGTGATCGCTGGCTCGGACAAACGGGGTACGATCTACGGCATCTACGAGGTGTCGGAGCAAATCGGCGTATCACCCTGGTATTGGTGGGCCGACGTGCCGCCTGCTCGCCAGCCGGAGCTTTTCATCGCTGCAGGTGCGCACGTGCAAGGCCCCCCGGTGGTCAAGTATCGCGGCATTTTTATCAACGACGAAGAGCCCGCCTTCGGCCCGTGGGCGCGTGAGCAGTTCGGCGGCATCAATTCCAAGATGTACGTCCATATGTACGAGCTGTTGTTGCGCCTGCGCGCCAACTACCTCTGGCCCGCCATGTGGGGCAAGTCGCTCTACGAGGCCGACCCCGAGAGTGCCCGCCTCGCCGATGAATACGGTATCGTAATCGGCACCTCGCACCACGAGCCGATGATGCGCGCCCACCACGATTGGACGATGCACCGCCAGAAGATGGGCAACGGCGAGTGGAATTACGCCACCAACGAAGAGGGCCTCCAGCGTTTCTTCCGCGCAGGTATCGAGCGCAACCGCGACTATGAAACGCTGATTACGGTGGGCATGCGCGGCGACGGCGATGAGCCGATGGCAGGTGACGACGACATGGCCGCCAACATCGCCTTGCTGGAGAAAGTCGTCGACGACCAGCGCGCCATCATTGCCGACGTGCTGGGCAAGAAACCGGAGGAGGTGCCGCAAATCTGGGCCCTCTACAAGGAGGTGGCCGACTACTATGCCGAGGGCATGCGCGTGCCCGACGACATCACGCTGCTCTGGTGCGACGACAACTGGGGCAACAACCGCCGCCTGCCGACCGCCGAAGAACGCAAGCGCTCGGGTGGCGCGGGCATCTACTACCATTTCGATTACGTAGGCTCGCCGCGCTCCTACAAGTGGATGAATGTCAGCCCGCAGCCCAAAATCTGGGAGCAAATGACGATGGCAGCCGACTACGGCGCCGACCGCGTCTGGATCGTCAACGTGGGCGACCTCAAGCCGATGGAGCTGCCAATCGAGTTTTTCCTGCGGCTGGCATGGGATCCCGAGGCGCTTCCGAAGGAGCGGATCGACGCCTGGACCCGCCGCTGGGCCGAGCGCGAGTTTGGCCCGGAGCACGAGGCTGCCATTGCCGACCTCGTGGCCAAATACGCCAAGTACAACGCCTGGCGCAAGCCGGAGCTGCTGGAGCCCGACACCTTCAGCTTCGTCAACTACCGCGAGGCCCAGCGCGTGGATGCCGCTTGGCAAGATCTCGTGGCGGAAGCCGAGCGGGTGGGGGCACAAATCCCGGCCGAACAGCGCGATGCCTACTTCCAGCTGGTGCAGTATCCGGTCGTCGCCTCCGCCACCGTCGCGCGCCTCTATCTGGCGGCGGGGCGCAACCAGCTATACGCAAAACAAGGCCGTGCGAGCACGCTCGCCGAAGCCAAACTGGCCCGCGAGCTGTTCGCGCAAGACGCGGAGCTGACCGAGGCTTACCACGCTGTGGCCGATGGCAAGTGGAACCACATGATGGCGCAAACCCGCATCGGCTACACCACCTGGTCGGACCCGAAGACAAACATCATGCCTGAAGTGGTCGAGCCCAAGCTTTCGGGCAAGGCCCTGCTCGGCGTCGCAATCGAAGGCTCCGAAGCCGCTTGGCCGCAGGAGGCCAAGGCACTCACGCTGCCGGGCTTCGATTCCATCGGCCAACAACGCCGCTGGATCGACGTCTTCCGTCAGGGCGAAAAGACCCTATCTTTCCAGGCTACGGCCAGCGAGCCTTGGGTCAGGCTCAGCACCACCTCCGGCGACCTTGCGCAGGATCAGCGCGTGTGGGTCGACATCGACTGGACGAAGGCCCCCGTCGGTGAAGCTCAGGCCTACGTGACGGTGCAGTCGGGTCAGCAGCGTGTCCGGGTGCAGGTCGATACCTTGCGCTCAAAGGAAAACCACCTCGCCGCCCGTCCCTTCTTCGGCAGTCTGACCGGCCCGGTCGCGATCCATGCCGAGCAGGCGATGGCCAACGTGCCGGCGCCCAGTGCCCGTTGGGAGCGCATCCCCGATTACGGGCGCGGCCCCTCCGGCCTGAGTATCTTCCCCACTACTGCCCAGAGCATCCTGCCGCCGCACGACGCGCCCCGTCTCGAATACCGTGTGCTCTTCCCGCAGGCAGGCGAGGTGCCGCTCGATTTGATCACGGGCGTCGCGCTCGGCGTGCTGCCCGGCAGAGGCGTCCGTCTGGCGGTGTCGCTCAACGACCAACCGGCCCAGATCGTGGACCTCTTTGAGGGAACTCGCTACGAAGACCCGACCACGCGCCCCGACAAGTCGGCCCCCGCCATCCGCGGCTGGCACGACTGGGTGCGCAACAACGCCGTCACCACCTCCACGATGCTCAACGTGCCCGCCGCTGGCGTGCATACGCTCAAGGTCTGGATGGTCGATCCCGGCATCGTGCTGCAAAAGCTCGTCGTGCACACCGGGGAGGTCCGCCCCAGCTACTTCGGCCCAGTGCCGGAGCCGGTGCACGCCGCGCCGCACGTCGCCTACGAGCCTTGGAATGAGAATGGCCGCATCGCGCACCAGCAGTTGCTGGAGAAGGCCCAGCAAGGCCAGATCGACCTCTACTTCCTCGGCGACTCGATTACCCGCCGTTGGGGTGCGACCGATTACCCGGAGTTTCTCACCCACTGGCGCGAGCAGTTTCACGGCTGGAACGCCGCCAATTTCGGCTGGGGTGGGGACAGCACCCACCACATGCTCTGGCGCATCCAGAATGGAGAACTCGACGGCCTGAGACCGAAGGTGGTCGTGCTCCTCGCCGGCACAAACAATATCGGCAATGGGGAAAAGCCTGAGCGCGCCGCCGACGTGGCCGAGGGGGTCGCGGCCTTGATCGAGACGATTCAGGCCAAGGTGCCCGACGCTACGATTATCCTTACCGCCATCTTCCCACGCAACGACAGCCCGCACAGCAACGCCGTGATCGCCGAAGCCAACCGACAGCTTGCGCTCCTGGCCGATGGCGAACGGGTGCGTTTCCTCAATATCAACGATCAGCTCGCCGATGCGGACGGTCAGCTTTACGAGGGCGTGACAGTGGACCGGCTCCACCTTTCGCTGCAGGGCTACGAAATTTGGGCGCGCAACCTAGTGCCGCTGCTGGCCGAACTGCTCGGCCCACGTGCTGCCGAGGACCACGCGCCTGCCCCCACTGGAGACCCCTCCGCCATCCAACGCTAA
- a CDS encoding response regulator transcription factor, with translation MTTRKIRILLVDDHIVLRMGLATAAHGEPDLEVVAEAENGEEAMEAYRRCSPDVVVLDLRMPKTGGLETIKHLRDEFPGARVLVFSNYASGDEVLQAFDAGASGFVVKDMPLESLLEGIRRVANGEQYMPAEIASRVSRRAISQLSKRELEVLMLVAKGMSNKDIASQLHLVEGTVKVHLTNILSKLHVADRTQAILAAVRRGIIVLE, from the coding sequence ATGACTACTCGCAAGATCAGAATCCTGCTCGTCGATGACCACATCGTGCTCCGCATGGGGCTGGCCACCGCCGCCCATGGCGAGCCAGACCTCGAAGTGGTGGCCGAGGCCGAGAATGGCGAGGAAGCCATGGAAGCTTACCGCCGTTGTTCGCCCGATGTCGTGGTGCTCGATTTGCGCATGCCCAAGACGGGTGGCCTGGAGACGATCAAGCACTTGCGCGACGAGTTCCCCGGTGCCCGCGTGCTCGTCTTCAGCAACTACGCGAGTGGCGACGAGGTTCTGCAGGCCTTCGACGCCGGGGCCTCCGGCTTTGTCGTCAAAGACATGCCGCTGGAGAGCCTGCTGGAGGGTATCCGCCGCGTCGCCAACGGTGAGCAATACATGCCGGCAGAGATCGCGAGCCGGGTCAGCCGCCGGGCCATTTCCCAACTTTCGAAACGCGAACTGGAGGTGCTGATGCTCGTCGCCAAGGGTATGAGCAACAAAGACATCGCCTCTCAGCTCCACCTTGTCGAAGGCACCGTAAAGGTGCACCTCACCAACATCCTATCCAAGCTCCACGTCGCCGACCGCACGCAGGCCATTTTGGCGGCGGTGCGGCGCGGCATCATCGTGCTGGAATAG
- a CDS encoding sensor histidine kinase, with amino-acid sequence MCTLAAAPMPTEKMVGLPFVRSYSLNEIGASRGARLSFDHLGRIGVLSGSSYAVLNDNTWLQVAAEHPNVSSPHLLDLVWQEGNRSYYGTLGGWGRAELQPDGHLTFHSLRPDAFPYWVRSTNFKQVLVLEQGVLFAGYNGIVYEDETTGRRDFIELPELTRVFQLGSAIYVSTFADGLLRLDLDAGSTEVVASGLVVDEVARVSPETMLFSTTGDTLMRLDAAGISLWHSPLGTRTKGSVSCLAPLPEGGVAMAVDGEGVFVFSPEGNLLCSLTTAEYQRVFDIAANEEGVLWLTTEVSVQKVLYRTGISVIDQRSGVIVEWPQVIQWRGNTVIASHGRLYDLTLADDGLSYRFEQVAHAPTGGAWGVDGSGEQMLVGNATGVYARMENGFQQVLGDLDASRLVMTEDGLCYVIGMAELAILRWNGSQWTECAPRVPGVGFPWVVHSVGHSAWIELGLNLAARISYRDGQLRSEVFDLDDWGEPTWVNLGSIGDTVVLSGPDNERRYYDEATERFIDAPELDRKLSEAPYPIKRIAQDAEGYWWGAHENGILVREGMDLGHWESPFAGRFPDRYPVLHLVGDDQIWVSTESSFYRLDREMPASHHLEVSPQLVSVTDGRTGDDLYSAGLADRLPEAVPYDRNHLVFRFFAGGYPTLQALSYRFHIRRGSTEWTMLSTDSLLALPNLWEGDYEVEAQLLDGGSPIGRPAVVAFRVEPPWFRQPVIYPIYGLLLLTAVGLFRAYVVRQASRKHAMLEKLVHERTEKLKETMARLTDEVRLSATLAERNRLAEEMHDSVQQGLTGLILQLDATLKLAELQPEVRSRLTMARKMVSFTREEVQQAIWDLESPFLEDADLAGALRTMAQMVTSGSPAVEVSTAGRAIVLEPSKQHHLLRIAQEAITNAMRHSHTDRIDVSLVYEPERVVLEVRDYGTGFSTDEALAEGPGHFGLRGMRARVAKIDGRLNFVSRRGQGTTVRIELPIAPSQERRAQFTDDYSQDQNPARR; translated from the coding sequence ATGTGCACCCTCGCCGCCGCTCCGATGCCGACGGAGAAGATGGTAGGGCTACCCTTCGTCCGCTCCTATTCGCTGAACGAGATCGGGGCATCGCGCGGGGCCCGACTGTCGTTCGATCATTTGGGGCGGATCGGCGTGCTCAGCGGCTCCAGCTACGCTGTGCTCAACGACAATACGTGGCTGCAAGTCGCCGCCGAGCACCCCAACGTCAGCTCGCCGCACCTGCTCGACCTCGTGTGGCAGGAGGGCAACCGCTCGTATTACGGCACGCTGGGAGGCTGGGGCAGGGCAGAGCTGCAGCCCGACGGGCACCTCACCTTCCACTCCCTGCGGCCCGACGCGTTCCCTTACTGGGTCCGCAGTACCAACTTCAAGCAAGTCCTGGTCTTGGAGCAAGGCGTGCTCTTCGCAGGCTACAACGGCATCGTCTACGAAGATGAAACGACGGGCCGCCGCGACTTCATCGAGCTGCCGGAGCTGACCCGGGTCTTTCAACTCGGCTCGGCCATCTACGTTTCCACCTTTGCCGACGGTCTCTTGCGGCTCGATCTCGACGCTGGCAGCACGGAGGTGGTTGCATCCGGTCTGGTGGTCGACGAGGTGGCGAGGGTCAGCCCAGAGACGATGCTGTTTTCCACCACCGGCGATACCTTGATGCGGCTCGACGCCGCTGGCATCAGCCTCTGGCACAGCCCCCTGGGTACCCGGACCAAAGGCTCCGTCTCTTGCCTGGCACCCCTGCCAGAGGGGGGCGTGGCCATGGCGGTCGATGGCGAGGGGGTGTTTGTCTTCTCGCCCGAGGGTAACCTGCTCTGTTCGCTGACCACCGCCGAATACCAGCGTGTCTTCGACATCGCAGCCAACGAGGAAGGCGTGCTTTGGCTGACGACGGAAGTCTCGGTGCAAAAGGTCCTCTACCGCACAGGCATCTCAGTCATCGACCAGCGTTCGGGCGTCATCGTCGAATGGCCGCAAGTCATCCAGTGGCGCGGCAACACCGTCATCGCCTCACATGGGCGGCTCTATGACCTGACGCTGGCCGACGACGGGCTGTCTTACCGCTTTGAGCAGGTGGCGCACGCCCCGACCGGCGGGGCCTGGGGCGTGGATGGCTCAGGTGAGCAGATGCTGGTGGGCAATGCCACGGGTGTTTACGCACGCATGGAAAACGGTTTCCAGCAGGTTTTGGGCGACCTGGATGCCTCCCGCCTCGTCATGACCGAGGACGGCCTGTGTTACGTCATCGGCATGGCAGAGCTGGCCATTCTCCGCTGGAATGGCAGCCAATGGACCGAGTGTGCCCCCCGTGTCCCCGGTGTCGGCTTCCCTTGGGTAGTGCATTCGGTCGGGCACTCGGCCTGGATCGAGTTGGGGCTCAACCTCGCCGCCCGCATCAGCTATCGCGATGGCCAGCTGCGTAGCGAAGTGTTCGATCTGGACGACTGGGGCGAACCGACCTGGGTCAACCTCGGCAGTATCGGCGACACCGTCGTGCTCAGCGGCCCCGATAACGAGCGCCGCTATTACGACGAGGCTACCGAGCGCTTTATCGACGCCCCCGAGCTGGACCGGAAACTGAGCGAGGCTCCATACCCGATCAAGCGCATCGCGCAAGACGCCGAAGGCTACTGGTGGGGCGCACACGAAAACGGGATCCTGGTGCGCGAGGGCATGGATCTGGGCCACTGGGAGAGCCCTTTTGCCGGTCGCTTCCCCGACCGCTATCCTGTCCTCCACCTCGTGGGCGACGACCAGATATGGGTCTCGACCGAGTCCTCCTTTTACCGGCTCGACCGCGAGATGCCCGCCTCGCACCACCTGGAGGTGTCGCCGCAACTCGTGTCCGTCACCGATGGCCGTACGGGCGACGATCTCTACTCGGCCGGGCTCGCCGACCGTCTGCCCGAGGCTGTGCCCTATGACCGCAATCACCTCGTTTTCCGCTTTTTCGCCGGTGGCTACCCAACGCTGCAGGCGCTCTCCTACCGCTTCCACATCCGCCGTGGCTCCACCGAATGGACGATGCTGAGCACCGATTCGTTGCTCGCGCTGCCCAACCTTTGGGAAGGCGATTACGAGGTCGAGGCGCAGCTGCTCGACGGTGGCAGCCCAATCGGTCGACCGGCCGTGGTGGCGTTTCGGGTGGAGCCTCCCTGGTTTCGCCAGCCTGTAATTTACCCGATCTACGGGCTACTGCTCCTGACGGCGGTCGGGCTCTTCCGCGCCTACGTGGTCCGCCAGGCCAGCCGCAAACACGCCATGCTGGAGAAGCTCGTCCACGAGCGCACCGAAAAGCTGAAAGAGACGATGGCGCGCCTGACCGATGAAGTCCGCCTCTCCGCCACGCTGGCCGAACGCAACCGCTTGGCCGAAGAGATGCACGACAGCGTGCAGCAAGGGCTTACCGGCCTCATCCTGCAGCTCGATGCCACGCTGAAGCTGGCCGAGTTGCAACCCGAGGTGCGCTCGCGCCTCACCATGGCGCGCAAGATGGTCTCGTTTACGCGCGAGGAAGTGCAGCAGGCGATTTGGGACCTCGAATCGCCCTTCCTCGAAGACGCCGATCTCGCGGGCGCACTTCGCACCATGGCCCAAATGGTAACTTCGGGCAGCCCGGCGGTGGAAGTCTCGACTGCAGGCCGCGCGATCGTGCTCGAGCCCAGTAAGCAGCACCACCTGCTCCGCATCGCGCAGGAGGCCATCACCAACGCCATGCGCCACAGCCATACCGACCGTATCGACGTCAGCCTCGTCTACGAGCCCGAGCGCGTGGTGCTGGAAGTGCGCGACTATGGCACCGGCTTTTCGACCGACGAAGCGCTGGCGGAAGGCCCCGGCCATTTCGGCCTGCGCGGGATGCGTGCGCGCGTCGCCAAGATCGACGGTCGCCTCAACTTCGTCAGCCGCCGGGGGCAGGGCACCACCGTGCGAATCGAGCTGCCCATCGCCCCCAGCCAGGAAAGGAGAGCCCAGTTTACCGATGACTACTCGCAAGATCAGAATCCTGCTCGTCGATGA
- a CDS encoding glycoside hydrolase family 43 protein — translation MPKTSSTLLLALAGVAATALAAAPVSFDWFEYSGLDRTRAEPLPAGHYANPILTGFYPDPSICRVGDDYYLTNSTFAYYPGLPIFHSKDLVNWEQIGHAIDRPDQLRYQGLGVSRGIFAPAITHHDDTFYLICTMVDGDGNFVITAKDPAGPWSDPHRLRFSGIDPSLFFDDDGRVWIVNNDDPEGKPLYDGHRAIRIRELDLETMQIKGESKVLVNGGVDISTKPIWIEGPHIYKREGWYYLSCAEGGTGPGHSQVIFRSRNVTGPYVAWENNPIMTQRHLPDDVPGAVTCVGHADLEIGPDGNWWATFLGVRPYDGHASPMGRETFLLPVEWTEDGWPTILPMDQRVPLTHASPGGAVVKPTVELPLAGNFTWRDEFDQPELASAWIMLRTPSEIWWHVDSGFEGKLQLTPRADVLSERGNPSYLARRVQHHDFEAATLAQVPVESGVSAGLVLFQNEGFHYYLGVKRDGQQVQLFLEQVREGKKQIVRTFELPDASQVALRVRAEKARCAFDFSLDGAHWMPLATDLDARMITTAAAGGFVGATVGPHTRTE, via the coding sequence ATGCCCAAAACTTCTTCTACCCTCCTGTTGGCCCTCGCTGGCGTGGCCGCGACCGCTTTGGCCGCTGCGCCCGTAAGCTTCGACTGGTTCGAATACTCCGGCCTCGACCGGACTCGCGCCGAACCGCTCCCCGCCGGCCACTACGCCAACCCGATCCTGACCGGTTTTTATCCCGACCCCAGCATCTGCCGGGTGGGGGACGACTATTACCTCACCAACTCGACCTTTGCCTACTACCCCGGCCTGCCGATCTTCCACAGCAAAGACCTCGTCAACTGGGAGCAGATCGGGCACGCCATCGACCGGCCCGACCAGCTTCGTTACCAAGGGCTCGGCGTTTCGCGCGGCATTTTCGCGCCCGCCATCACGCACCACGACGACACGTTTTACCTCATTTGCACGATGGTCGACGGAGACGGCAACTTCGTCATTACGGCCAAAGATCCCGCCGGCCCGTGGTCGGATCCGCACCGCCTGCGCTTCTCCGGCATCGACCCCTCGCTGTTCTTCGACGACGACGGCCGCGTATGGATCGTAAACAACGACGATCCGGAGGGGAAGCCGCTCTATGACGGCCACCGCGCCATCCGTATCCGCGAACTCGACCTCGAAACGATGCAGATCAAGGGCGAGAGCAAGGTATTGGTCAACGGCGGCGTCGACATCTCGACCAAGCCTATCTGGATCGAGGGGCCGCACATCTACAAACGCGAGGGCTGGTATTACCTCTCCTGCGCCGAAGGAGGCACCGGGCCGGGCCACTCGCAAGTCATCTTCCGCAGCCGCAACGTGACGGGCCCCTATGTCGCGTGGGAAAACAACCCGATCATGACGCAGCGCCATTTGCCCGACGACGTGCCCGGCGCCGTCACCTGCGTGGGCCATGCCGACCTCGAAATCGGCCCCGATGGCAACTGGTGGGCCACTTTCCTCGGCGTGCGGCCCTACGATGGACATGCTTCGCCGATGGGCCGCGAGACTTTTCTGCTGCCGGTCGAGTGGACGGAAGACGGCTGGCCGACGATTCTGCCGATGGACCAGCGCGTGCCCTTGACGCATGCTTCGCCGGGCGGAGCGGTCGTCAAGCCCACGGTCGAGCTGCCACTGGCGGGCAACTTTACCTGGCGCGACGAGTTCGACCAACCCGAGCTGGCTTCGGCCTGGATCATGTTGCGCACGCCCAGCGAAATCTGGTGGCACGTCGATTCGGGCTTCGAAGGGAAGCTGCAGCTCACGCCTCGCGCCGACGTCCTCAGCGAGCGCGGTAACCCCAGCTATCTTGCCCGGCGGGTGCAGCACCACGATTTCGAGGCTGCCACGTTGGCCCAGGTGCCCGTCGAGTCGGGCGTATCGGCTGGCCTTGTCCTCTTCCAGAACGAGGGCTTTCATTATTACCTCGGCGTCAAGCGCGACGGGCAACAGGTTCAGCTTTTCCTCGAACAAGTGCGCGAAGGCAAGAAGCAGATCGTGCGCACCTTCGAGTTGCCGGATGCCAGCCAAGTGGCCCTGCGGGTGCGGGCGGAAAAGGCACGCTGCGCCTTTGATTTTTCGCTCGATGGCGCCCACTGGATGCCGTTGGCGACCGACCTCGACGCCCGCATGATCACCACCGCTGCGGCGGGCGGCTTTGTCGGTGCGACCGTCGGCCCTCATACCCGCACCGAATAG